The Intrasporangium calvum DSM 43043 sequence GTCTTGGTGATGAACGTGAAGGAGCGGTCCTCGTAGACCGTGATCTCGACCGGGATGACGTTGCCACGCTGGGCCTCCGTCGCGGCGTTGTACGCCTTGACGAACTCCATGATGTTGACGCCGTGCTGGCCGAGGGCCGGACCGACGGGCGGGGCCGGCGTGGCCGCACCAGCCTGGATCTGCAGCTTGATGAAGCCGGTGGCCTTCTTCTTCTTGGGGGGCATGACTGCCTACCTTCTGTGGTGTGTGGGCCGACGCCTTGGGCGATGACCCGGTTGCATGACCGGGAAAGCGAAGCCTTCTCGGGGTCTGTTCCGCGGACGGAGCCAGCAAACCTGTCAATTGTGCCCTGCACCGATGCCGACCACCAAAACGGGGGTCGATCACCGGGGCAGCCACGCGGGTGGTTCCGGGGTACACGGGGGCGGAGGCCGCCAGGCCGGTGAGCCCCCGCGCGGTCAGATCTTGGCGACCTGGCCGAACGAGAGCTCGACCGGGGTCTCGCGGCCGAAGATCGACACGAGGACCTTGAGCTTCTGGGTGTCGCTGTTGATCTCGGAGATGGTCGCCGGGAGCGTCTCGAACGGGCCCTCCATGACGGTGACCGACTCGCCGACCTCGAAGTCGACGACAGCAGCCGGCTTCTTCGCAGCGGACCTTCCCGCCCCGGAGCCACCCTCGGTCGGAACCTCGAGGTTCGGCGCGAGCATGGTGAAGACCTCGTCGATCGACAGCGGCACCGGCTGGTGCGCGTTGCCGACGAAACCGGTCACCCCGGGCGTGTGACGCACGGCGCCCCAGCTCTCGTCGGTGAGGTCCATCCGGACGAGGACGTAGCCAGGCATCCGAACCCGCCGGACGAGCTTCTTCTGGCCGTTCTTGATCTCGGTCACCTCTTCCATGGGGACCTCGATCTCGAAGATGTAGTCCTCCATGTTGAGGGTCTGGATGCGGGTCTCGAGGTTGGCCTTGACCCGGTTCTCGTACCCGGCGTAGGAGTGCACGACGAACCAGTCGCCGGCGCGGGAGCGCAGATCGGCCTTGAACGCAGCGACCGGGTCCTGCTCGGCAGCGGCGGCAGTGGCGTCCTCCTGCTCGGCGCTCGTGTCCTCGACCTCGGACTCCTCGGCCACGTCGGACTCGTCTGCGGCAGCCGTCTCCGTCTCCTCGGTCTCGGCCACGTCAGCCTCGGAAGCGGCGTCACCGCTGCCGGTCTCGGCGTCCACGACAGCGTCGAGCTGCGCATCGAAAGAGCGATCCGTGTCGGCCTCCGTGGCCCGGACGTCGCTCTCGGCGTACTCGGTGTCAACGCCCTGCTGGGCGAACTGGTCGGACACGCTCTGACCTACTTCCTTGCTGGTTGATTCGGCTCGGGGCTCGCGGCGGCTAGAGCGTCTCGCCGGCCAGGACCCACGACACGAGCTTGCTCCACCCGAGGTCGAGCCCGGACACGAGCGCCATGATCACCAGCACGAAGACGATCACGACGGAGGTGTACCGAACGAGCTCGGGTCCCGTCGGCCGCACCACCTTGCGCAGCTCGTCCAGGATCTGGCGCACGAAGAGGCTGATCGCGTCGAAGAGGCGCGAGACCGGGTTGCCACCCGCCGCCTTGTCGGCCCGACCGGACCCACGCTTGGCGCTCGTCTCCGTCACGATTCCTACTTTCTGTCTTGGGTGCAGCCCGCGACAGCACCTCGACGCATCTCGCGAGGCGATGAGCCGCGTGCCGCCACGCACGACGACCACTCTGGAACGCAGGGCAAGAGGGACTCGAACCCCCAACCGCTGGTTTTGGAGACCAGTGCTCTACCAATTGAGCTATTGCCCTTCACCGGGTCTCGTTGGGGGATTCCCGGCGGAACGGCAGCCAGCAGCATGCGCCGGCGTGCCGTCCGAAGGTCGATCATACGGGACAGAGCCGTGCATGGCGAACCGGGCGGACACCTCCCCCGAGGCCCTTGCACCGGCATGCGGACGAGGCACGACGGGCCCGTTCGCAGGTGGCAGGATCGAGGCGTGACGACGCATGCGCCCTTGGCAGATCTCACCGACGACGAGCTGACCGCCTTCCTCCAGGACCAGCAGGGGGCCTACGACCGGCTTCGCGCCGCTGGTCTCAAGCTCGACCTCACCCGCGGCAAGCCCTCACCCGAGCAGCTCGACCTCTCCGATGCGCTTCTCGAGCTCCCGACCACCACCAAGGATCGGGCCGGCACCGACGTCCGCAACTACGGCGGCCTCGAGGGCCTGCCAGAGCTGCGCGAGATCTTCGCCGAGCTGCTCTCCACCAGTCCCGCCCAGGTCATCGTCGGGGGCAACTCGAGCCTGAGCATGATGCAGGCCACGATCGTCAACTTCCTGCTGCACGGCGGTATCGACTCGCCACGCCGGTGGGCGGACGAGGAGAACGTGCGCTTCATCTGCCCGATCCCCGGCTACGACCGTCACTTCTCGCTCGTCGGCTCCTTCGGGATCGAGATGGTGACCGTCGACATGCGGCCGGACGGACCGGACATGGCCGCCGTCGAATCGCTCGTCAGGGACGACCCCTCCGTGAAGGGCATCTGGATCGTCCCGACCTACTCCAACCCGACCGGCGCCGTCGTCTCCCAGGAGATCGCCGCGCGCTTGGCCGCGATGCCGACCGCAGCGCCCGACTTCACCATCTTCTGGGACAACGCGTACGCCTTCCACCACCTCACGGACGACGAGGCGAAGAGCGCCGACATCCTCTCGCTCGCCGCCGCGTCCGGGCATCCGAACCGCGCCATCGCGTTCGCGTCGACGTCGAAGATCACGTACGCCGGATCCGGGGTCGCGGTGCTCGCGGCGAGCGAGGCCACCATCGCCTGGTACCTCAAGCACCTCTCCATGGCGTCGATCGGTCCCGACAAGGTCAACCAGCTGCGCCACGTCCAGTTCTTCGGGACCGCCCAGGGAGTGCGTGACCACATGGCCAGGCACCGCGACATCCTGGCGCCGAAGTTCGCGGCCGTGGATGCGGCCCTGACGGACGAGCTGGCCGGCCGTGGCATCGCCGAGTGGAGCCGTCCGACGGGCGGCTACTTCGTCAACCTCGACGTCCTCGACGGCACCGCATCCCGGGTCGTCGCGCTGGCCAAGGAGGCCGGGATCGGCCTCACCCCGGCCGGCGCCTCCTTCCCGCACGGACACGACCCTCGCGACCGCAACATCCGGCTCGCACCCAGCTTCCCGGAGCTCGACGAGGTCCGCACCGCGATGGCCGGAGTGGCCACGTGCGTGGCGCTCGCGGCCGGGGAGCAGGTCGCGGCTCGTCGCGGGCTGCGGGTAGGTACAGGGCAGAGCACGTCTTGACTCGCTGAACCAGGAAGGAAACCAGCATGAGCGGCACCGAGCCCAACGAGAACATCTCCGACGACCTCACGACGTACAGCGTGGACGACGAGGACCAGCTCCAGCCCGAGGACACGCTCGTCGGCGACGACGTCGAGGATGCGCTCGACCGCGGTTACTCCCCTGCGGACAGCCCCCGTGGCTCGCACGCCTTCGGCACGACGGCCTACGAGCAGTCCCTCGACGAGACGATCGACCAGCGGATCCTCCAGGAGGAGCCCGACCCGACGTCGGCATACGGCGCCCCCGACAACGAGAGCGGGCTGGACGAGGACGACAGGATCGGGGGGGACGACCCCGATGCCATCGACGCCGAGGACGACTGGCTCGGCGACAGAGAGGTCGGTTCGCGCCGGGCCGGACGTCTCGTGGCCGACGACGAGGGCGCCCACGAGGACACCGAGAAGGAGTCCTGGGCCCGCGACGTCGGCGTCGACGGCGCGGCCGCCTCCGCCGAGGAGGCCGCGGTCCACATCATCGAGGAGTGAGTGACCTCCGGTGACGGCCACGTCGTGCCTCGGCGGGCCGGGCTGGTGCCACACTGGCCCGCATGACTCGCGGGACTCGGCTCGTGGACGTGCTGCCCAAGGCGCACCTCCACCTCCACTTCACCGGGTCGATGCGGGTCGGGACCGTGCGGGACCTCGCCGCGAAGCACGGCATCCGACTGCCTGACGCCCTGCTCACTGACTGGCCGCCGCGGCTCGCCAAGGCCACCGACGAGCGCGGCTGGTTCCGGTTCCAGCGCCTCTACGATGCAGCGCGCGCCTGCGTGCGCGGCGAGGACGACATGCGGCGGATCGTGCGGGAGGCCGCGGAGGACGATGCCGCCGAGGGTTCCCGCTGGTTGGAGATCCAGGTGGACCCCACCTCGTACGCCCCCTTCGTCGGCGGCATCACGCCGGCTCTGGAGATCGTCCTCGACGAGGCACGGGCGGTGTCGGCCGCGGGTGAGGTCGGAGTCGGGGTCGTCGTCGCCGCCAGCCGCATGCGCCACCCGCTCGAGGCGCGGACCCTCGCTCGGCTCGCCGCCCGACATGCGGGGTCCGACCCCGGCGACGTCGTCGGTTTCGGACTGTCCAACGACGAGCGTCGGGGTGCCATCGCCGACTTCGCACCGGCCTTTCGCATCGCCCGACGGGCGGGACTCGGCCTGGTGCCCCACGGCGGCGAGCTGCTCGGCGCCCAGTCGGTCATGGAGACGCTCGAGCACCTCGACCCGGACCGGATCGGCCACGGCGTGCGGTCGGTCGAGGACCCGCAGGTCCTGGACGCCGTGGCGGAGTCCGGTGTCGCACTCGAGGTCTGCCCCGGCAGCAACGTGGCGCTCGGGGTCTACGCCGATCGGCAGGACGTTCCACTCCGCCGGATCCTCGACGCGGGTGTCGTCGTGGCCCTGGGGGCGGACGACCCCCTCCTCTTCGGCAGCCGGCTGGCCGATCAGTACGCCACCGCGCGGATCCTCGGCTGCTCCGACGCGGAGCTGGCCGAGCTCGCCCGGGGCTCCATCGCCGCCAGTCGTGCCCCGGAGGACGTGCGCGCCGCAGCTCTGCGGGACATCGACGGCTGGCTCTCGGAACCGCCGCCGATGCCGGTCGACCCCCCCTCGTGAGGTCGACCGGCCGTGGTCCTGGTTTGCCCGAGGCCGGGTGGGCCGTCCATGCTGGAGCGGATATGACGACACAGATGCAGCTCCCCGCGCGCCCCCGTCCAGCCGGCCCGACCCGACTCCGACGCCTCGGTGCGGTCGCCGCCCTCGCACCCCTCCTCGCCGTCGCAGCGTGCAGCAGCGAGGCGCCCGTGACGTCGGACCCGACGCGTCGGCCGGCCACCACGCCGACGGCCACGTCGTCCTCGAGGTCCACCGCCAGCCCGTCGAGCTCTGGGACGACCACGACCGAGGCGACGCCGACTCCGGACGCCAAGCCGACCAGGAGCCTGGTGAAGGTGCGCCTCGACGTCCCCACCCTGGGGCACGTGATCACGGTGTCGCGCGTGGTGCGCCACATCCCGTGGCCGGAGGGGAACCCCGTGGCGGAGGAGGCCTTCGAGCTCGTGGGGATCCGGGTCACCCTCGCCGCAGGCGACCGTTACACGGCCACCCTGTCGCCGAACCAGCTCTTCCTGCGCCTCGGCGACCTCGACGTCAAGCCGACGACGGAGTTCGCCAAGGCGTTCGGGAAGTCCTACGGCCAGGTCGTCGGGACCGCCAAGCGCGGGGAGACGAAGACGGGCTGGCTCTACTTCAAGATCGACAAGGGCGTGAGCCCCCTCGTCCTGGAGTACCACCGCCCCGCCTACCAGGTGTCGACGACGGACAAGGTGATCAAGGCACAGGTCTTCGCGCGCAAGATCATCGACTGAACGACGCCGCCGTGGCGGTCAGAGCGTCTCCCCCACGAGGACCGGCTCGTTGACGAGACGGATCCCGAAGGCTTCCTCGACCCCGTCTCGCACCTGTCGCGCCAGCGCCAGGATGTCCGAGGCGCTGGCCCCGCCCCGGTTCGTGACGGCAAGGGTGTGCTTCGTCGACAGCGCCGCCGGTGCAGGGAGACCAAAGCCCTTGCCGAACCCGGCGTGGTCGATGAGCCAGGCCGCGCTCGTCTTGACCCGCCCGTCCGGCTCGGCGAACCTCGGCGGTGACACCTCGGAGCCCAGGCGACCAGCGGCGCGCTCGGCCAGCGCGTCGAACCCGTCCTGGCTCAGGACGGGGTTGGTGAAGAATGAGCCGCAGGACCAGGTGTCGTGGTCGGCCGCGTCGAGGACCATCCCGCGCCTGCGACGTTGGTCGAGCACCGCTGCCCGCGTCTCGGCGAGCGGCACCCGTGTGCCGAGGCCCACCCCGAGGCCGTCGGCGAGCGCGGCGTAGGCGATGGGCCGGCTGAGGTCGGCGACCTCGAGCTGGAAGAGCACGTCGAGGACGACGTGGCGGTCGGATCCCTTGAAGCGCGAGTGGCGGTAGGTGAAGGCGCAGTCGGCGTTGAAGAACGTCCGAACCGCCTGTTCCTGCCGGTCCCAGACCCGAACCTGGGCGATGGTCTGGGCGACCTCCTGGCCGTAGGCGCCAACGTTCTGGATCGGGGTCGCGCCGGTGAGCCCCGGAATACCGCTCAGAGCCTCGACCCCGGCCCACCCCTCGTCGACGGCGCGGGCGACGACGCCGTCCCACCCCTCCCCCGCGGCCACCCTGACCATGGCACCTCCGCAGGAGTCCACCGACTCGCGGACGACCCCGCTTGTGGCGATCCGGACGACGGTGCCCGCGAAGCCGGCGTCGGCAACGACGAGGTTCGACCCGCCCGAGAGGATGAGCAGGGGCTCGTCCGCGTCGTCGACCTCGCGGATCGCGTCGACGAGCTCGTCCGTGCTCTCCACCGTGACGAGACGCGCAGCCGGGCCGCCGACGCGCATCGTCGTCAGGCCGGACAGCGGGACGCCGTGTTCCTCGCGCACGCTGACCGGTCAGTCCAGCCGAGCCACGGCGACGGCACGACCGAGAACCTTCTCGCCGGCGGCCGTTGCGGTCAGCTCGACGGTGACGCGTCGCGACTCCGGGTCGACGGCCTTGACGACCCCGGAGACCTCGAGGTCCGCGCCCGACTCGTAGGGGACGACCACGGGCCGGGTGAAGCGCGTGCCGTACTCGACGACGCGCCCGGCGTCGCCGGCCCACTCGCAGACGAGGGTGACCGCCGCCCCCATCGTGAACATGCCGTGAGCGATGACGTCGGGCAGGCCGACCGCCTTGGCGAACGGCTCGTCCCAGTGGATCCGGTTACGGTCCAGCGACGCGCCGGCGTACTGGACGAGCCGGGCCCGGTCGACGTGGATCGTCGTCGACGGCAGCTCGTCGCCGACGGTGACGTCAGCCGCTCGCCGAACCCTGGGGACTGCGGTGGACTCGGGCATCACTCGCCTCCTCGGATGACGATGGTGGACGTCGCGGTGCACACCGGCTCGCCGCCCTCGGTGGCCAGCTCGGTGCGCGTCGTCACCATGGCGTGGCCCCCGGCCTCGCGCACCGTGTCGACGTGCAGCGTCCCGACGATGGAGTCCCCAGCGGTGAGTGGCCGGTGGTGGACGAACTTCTGCTCGCCGTGGACCACGCGGGAGAAGTCGATCCCGGCGTCCGGGTCCGCGATGAGCTGGGCGTCGCACTGCTGCGCGATGAGCACCGCGAAGGTGGGCGGTGCGATGACGTCGGCGTACCCCCGGGCGCGGGCCGCGTCGACGTCGGTGTGGACCGGATCCGCGGAGCCCACCGCCTCGGCGAACTCCCGGATCTTCGCCGCGCTCACCCCGTAGGGCTCCGTCGGCGGGTACGTGCGTCCTTGGAAGTCAGCGTTCACCGGCATGGCGGCAGCCTATCGGCGATCGAAAGAGCAGTTCGCGCCAGGCGCCCCCAGCCGCGCATCGGGTGCCAGCCCGTCCCGAACTGCGCTTTCGTCGGGAACGAGCCCAACGGCATACGGCCACACAGCAACGCTCCCCCGGCCAGGAGGCCGAGGGAGCGTTGACGGCGATGGACGC is a genomic window containing:
- the rplK gene encoding 50S ribosomal protein L11; translated protein: MPPKKKKATGFIKLQIQAGAATPAPPVGPALGQHGVNIMEFVKAYNAATEAQRGNVIPVEITVYEDRSFTFITKTPPAAELIKKAAGVPKGSGEPHKTKVAKLSRDQVLEIARQKMEDLNANDEEMAARIIAGTARSMGIDTEL
- the nusG gene encoding transcription termination/antitermination protein NusG produces the protein MSDQFAQQGVDTEYAESDVRATEADTDRSFDAQLDAVVDAETGSGDAASEADVAETEETETAAADESDVAEESEVEDTSAEQEDATAAAAEQDPVAAFKADLRSRAGDWFVVHSYAGYENRVKANLETRIQTLNMEDYIFEIEVPMEEVTEIKNGQKKLVRRVRMPGYVLVRMDLTDESWGAVRHTPGVTGFVGNAHQPVPLSIDEVFTMLAPNLEVPTEGGSGAGRSAAKKPAAVVDFEVGESVTVMEGPFETLPATISEINSDTQKLKVLVSIFGRETPVELSFGQVAKI
- the secE gene encoding preprotein translocase subunit SecE, whose product is MTETSAKRGSGRADKAAGGNPVSRLFDAISLFVRQILDELRKVVRPTGPELVRYTSVVIVFVLVIMALVSGLDLGWSKLVSWVLAGETL
- a CDS encoding aminotransferase class I/II-fold pyridoxal phosphate-dependent enzyme; the encoded protein is MTTHAPLADLTDDELTAFLQDQQGAYDRLRAAGLKLDLTRGKPSPEQLDLSDALLELPTTTKDRAGTDVRNYGGLEGLPELREIFAELLSTSPAQVIVGGNSSLSMMQATIVNFLLHGGIDSPRRWADEENVRFICPIPGYDRHFSLVGSFGIEMVTVDMRPDGPDMAAVESLVRDDPSVKGIWIVPTYSNPTGAVVSQEIAARLAAMPTAAPDFTIFWDNAYAFHHLTDDEAKSADILSLAAASGHPNRAIAFASTSKITYAGSGVAVLAASEATIAWYLKHLSMASIGPDKVNQLRHVQFFGTAQGVRDHMARHRDILAPKFAAVDAALTDELAGRGIAEWSRPTGGYFVNLDVLDGTASRVVALAKEAGIGLTPAGASFPHGHDPRDRNIRLAPSFPELDEVRTAMAGVATCVALAAGEQVAARRGLRVGTGQSTS
- a CDS encoding DUF5709 domain-containing protein is translated as MSGTEPNENISDDLTTYSVDDEDQLQPEDTLVGDDVEDALDRGYSPADSPRGSHAFGTTAYEQSLDETIDQRILQEEPDPTSAYGAPDNESGLDEDDRIGGDDPDAIDAEDDWLGDREVGSRRAGRLVADDEGAHEDTEKESWARDVGVDGAAASAEEAAVHIIEE
- a CDS encoding adenosine deaminase, producing the protein MTRGTRLVDVLPKAHLHLHFTGSMRVGTVRDLAAKHGIRLPDALLTDWPPRLAKATDERGWFRFQRLYDAARACVRGEDDMRRIVREAAEDDAAEGSRWLEIQVDPTSYAPFVGGITPALEIVLDEARAVSAAGEVGVGVVVAASRMRHPLEARTLARLAARHAGSDPGDVVGFGLSNDERRGAIADFAPAFRIARRAGLGLVPHGGELLGAQSVMETLEHLDPDRIGHGVRSVEDPQVLDAVAESGVALEVCPGSNVALGVYADRQDVPLRRILDAGVVVALGADDPLLFGSRLADQYATARILGCSDAELAELARGSIAASRAPEDVRAAALRDIDGWLSEPPPMPVDPPS
- a CDS encoding UDP-N-acetylmuramate dehydrogenase; translation: MREEHGVPLSGLTTMRVGGPAARLVTVESTDELVDAIREVDDADEPLLILSGGSNLVVADAGFAGTVVRIATSGVVRESVDSCGGAMVRVAAGEGWDGVVARAVDEGWAGVEALSGIPGLTGATPIQNVGAYGQEVAQTIAQVRVWDRQEQAVRTFFNADCAFTYRHSRFKGSDRHVVLDVLFQLEVADLSRPIAYAALADGLGVGLGTRVPLAETRAAVLDQRRRRGMVLDAADHDTWSCGSFFTNPVLSQDGFDALAERAAGRLGSEVSPPRFAEPDGRVKTSAAWLIDHAGFGKGFGLPAPAALSTKHTLAVTNRGGASASDILALARQVRDGVEEAFGIRLVNEPVLVGETL
- a CDS encoding MaoC family dehydratase, coding for MPESTAVPRVRRAADVTVGDELPSTTIHVDRARLVQYAGASLDRNRIHWDEPFAKAVGLPDVIAHGMFTMGAAVTLVCEWAGDAGRVVEYGTRFTRPVVVPYESGADLEVSGVVKAVDPESRRVTVELTATAAGEKVLGRAVAVARLD
- a CDS encoding FAS1-like dehydratase domain-containing protein, yielding MPVNADFQGRTYPPTEPYGVSAAKIREFAEAVGSADPVHTDVDAARARGYADVIAPPTFAVLIAQQCDAQLIADPDAGIDFSRVVHGEQKFVHHRPLTAGDSIVGTLHVDTVREAGGHAMVTTRTELATEGGEPVCTATSTIVIRGGE